A genomic stretch from Sphingomonas sp. HDW15A includes:
- the hppD gene encoding 4-hydroxyphenylpyruvate dioxygenase, whose amino-acid sequence MATTTATPKPAIDLGPLGLENPMGTDGFEFVEYAAPDPELLRKLFTKMGFPAVAKHRRKDVTLHRQGDINFIINAEPNSFESQFAVEHGPCAAAMAFRVKDAAAAHARALSLGATNAETDAAEGEMVIPAIQGIGGSRLYFVDKYGDKGSIYEQDFEFFEGWRETMKAADSRLTYLDHLTHNVNRGNMATWAEFYERLFNFREIRYFDIEGKVTGLFSKAMTSPCGKIRIPLNESQDDKSQIEEFLREYKGEGIQHIALGSDDIYKAVDILAARGIPFQDTPDTYYEMLPERIKGHEESIPELEKRRILMDGAPTEGQGLLLQIFTQNVIGPIFFEIIQRKGNEGFGEGNFKALFESIELDQMRRGVI is encoded by the coding sequence ATGGCCACCACCACCGCCACACCCAAGCCCGCAATCGACCTCGGCCCGCTCGGCCTCGAGAACCCGATGGGAACCGACGGCTTCGAATTCGTCGAATATGCCGCGCCCGATCCGGAGCTTTTGCGCAAGCTGTTTACAAAGATGGGTTTTCCGGCGGTCGCGAAGCACCGGCGCAAGGACGTCACCCTCCACCGTCAGGGCGACATCAACTTCATCATCAATGCGGAGCCGAACAGCTTCGAGTCGCAGTTCGCGGTCGAGCATGGTCCGTGCGCAGCCGCCATGGCCTTCCGGGTCAAGGACGCCGCCGCGGCCCACGCCCGCGCGTTGTCGCTTGGCGCGACCAATGCCGAGACCGACGCCGCTGAGGGCGAGATGGTCATCCCGGCGATTCAGGGGATTGGCGGCTCGCGCCTCTATTTCGTCGACAAATATGGCGACAAGGGCTCGATCTACGAACAGGATTTCGAATTCTTCGAAGGCTGGCGGGAGACGATGAAGGCGGCGGATTCCCGCCTCACCTATCTCGATCACCTCACCCACAACGTAAACCGCGGCAACATGGCGACCTGGGCCGAATTCTATGAGCGGCTCTTCAACTTCCGCGAGATCCGCTACTTCGACATCGAAGGGAAGGTCACCGGCCTCTTCTCCAAGGCGATGACTTCGCCCTGCGGCAAGATCCGCATCCCCTTGAACGAGAGCCAAGACGACAAGAGCCAGATTGAGGAGTTTTTGCGCGAGTATAAGGGCGAGGGCATCCAGCACATCGCGCTCGGCTCCGACGATATCTACAAGGCGGTCGATATCCTCGCTGCGCGGGGCATTCCCTTCCAGGATACGCCCGACACCTACTACGAGATGCTTCCGGAGCGCATCAAAGGCCACGAGGAAAGCATTCCCGAGCTCGAGAAGCGCCGAATCCTGATGGACGGGGCGCCGACCGAAGGCCAGGGCCTGCTCCTTCAGATCTTTACTCAGAATGTCATCGGCCCGATCTTCTTCGAGATCATCCAGCGCAAGGGCAACGAGGGATTCGGCGAGGGCAATTTCAAGGCTCTGTTCGAAAGCATCGAGCTCGACCAAATGAGGCGCGGAGTAATTTGA
- a CDS encoding pitrilysin family protein — translation MQLSTLSNGLRVVSRAMPGIETVAVGLFADVGSRHEDARINGIAHLFEHMVFKGAGRRNAGEISEAIEEVGGDLNACTERDATSFTASLMAEHLPLGIEIIADLVLRPQLTPRDLDREKQVVLQELGEARDTPNDIIFDDLWSAAYAGQPLGRAILGDEESIEAIALDDLHRWRNDHYRGGGMILAAAGKVDHDVLVALAESHFADLPDGDRPTFDPATFTAGSRVSRAPSDQAHLTLAYPAPAATADDYFAARLFADIVGGGMSSRLFQEVREDRGLAYSIYSVVHPFSDTGLFYTYAATAKKASAEAAQIIDSVIAEAAGDATQRELDRVRTQAKAGLLMSLETPWGQASYAARQLAVYGRLIEPDEVLERLAAVKLDDIRSAGSRMIAGGAARATIGVPSVRAA, via the coding sequence ATGCAGCTGTCCACGCTCTCGAATGGTCTTCGGGTCGTCAGCCGGGCCATGCCGGGGATCGAGACGGTGGCCGTCGGCCTGTTCGCCGACGTCGGATCGCGCCACGAAGATGCGCGCATCAACGGTATTGCGCACCTATTCGAACATATGGTCTTCAAGGGCGCTGGCCGACGTAATGCCGGCGAGATCAGCGAGGCGATCGAGGAGGTTGGAGGCGATCTCAACGCCTGCACCGAGCGCGACGCCACCAGCTTCACCGCCAGCCTGATGGCCGAGCATCTTCCGCTTGGTATCGAGATTATCGCCGATCTTGTCCTTAGGCCTCAGCTTACGCCGCGTGACCTCGATCGAGAAAAGCAGGTCGTTCTCCAGGAGCTGGGCGAAGCGCGTGACACGCCGAACGATATCATCTTCGACGATCTGTGGAGCGCTGCCTATGCCGGGCAGCCGCTGGGTCGGGCCATTCTCGGCGACGAAGAGAGCATCGAGGCGATCGCTCTCGACGATCTCCATCGCTGGCGGAACGACCATTATCGCGGAGGGGGAATGATTCTCGCTGCGGCCGGAAAGGTCGATCACGACGTGTTGGTCGCCCTCGCCGAAAGCCATTTCGCAGACCTTCCAGATGGTGACCGTCCAACGTTCGACCCGGCGACTTTTACCGCCGGCTCCCGAGTCAGCCGCGCGCCGAGCGATCAGGCGCATTTGACGCTGGCCTATCCCGCCCCTGCCGCGACTGCCGACGATTATTTCGCCGCGCGGCTATTCGCAGACATCGTTGGCGGCGGCATGTCGTCGCGGCTGTTCCAAGAAGTTCGCGAGGATCGCGGGCTTGCCTATTCGATCTATTCGGTGGTCCACCCGTTCTCCGACACAGGTTTGTTCTACACCTATGCGGCCACGGCGAAAAAAGCGTCCGCTGAGGCGGCGCAGATCATCGATTCGGTGATCGCCGAGGCCGCGGGTGACGCGACCCAGCGCGAGCTCGACCGCGTTCGGACGCAGGCAAAGGCGGGACTGCTTATGTCGCTGGAGACCCCGTGGGGGCAAGCGAGCTACGCCGCGCGCCAGCTCGCCGTTTATGGCCGACTGATTGAGCCGGACGAGGTTCTCGAGCGGCTCGCGGCGGTCAAGCTCGACGACATCCGTTCGGCTGGATCGAGGATGATCGCCGGCGGCGCTGCCCGCGCGACAATCGGCGTGCCGTCGGTTCGTGCCGCATGA
- a CDS encoding ATP-binding cassette domain-containing protein — MSLLRGHGLALVRGGRLLFEGLDIEIESGDGVVLTGPNGCGKSSLIRLVAGLLKAGAGKVERADAALANDDLALDSELPLGRALGFWRGPRLAEAMAAFGLDRLADVPVRLLSTGQARRARLARVMASGAPLWLLDEPLNGLDSDGRNRLEIAIRDHRSAGGGVLAASHQPLGGEWQVVDMTS; from the coding sequence TTGAGCCTGCTCCGCGGGCATGGACTTGCGCTGGTCCGGGGCGGGCGGTTGCTGTTCGAGGGGCTCGATATCGAAATCGAATCTGGGGATGGAGTTGTGCTCACGGGTCCAAACGGCTGCGGCAAGTCGAGCCTCATCCGCCTCGTGGCGGGACTCCTCAAGGCAGGCGCCGGAAAAGTCGAACGCGCGGACGCCGCTCTCGCAAACGACGACCTTGCACTCGACAGCGAACTTCCGCTCGGACGGGCGCTCGGCTTCTGGCGCGGCCCCAGGCTTGCCGAGGCAATGGCGGCGTTCGGGCTCGACCGGCTTGCCGATGTCCCGGTTCGATTGCTTTCGACCGGCCAGGCCCGCCGCGCCCGGCTCGCTCGGGTGATGGCCAGCGGCGCACCATTGTGGCTGCTCGACGAGCCCCTGAATGGCCTCGATTCCGACGGCCGCAACCGGCTGGAAATAGCCATCCGCGACCACCGGTCCGCTGGGGGTGGCGTGCTCGCCGCAAGCCACCAGCCGCTGGGAGGCGAATGGCAGGTCGTGGACATGACGTCGTGA
- the paaD gene encoding 1,2-phenylacetyl-CoA epoxidase subunit PaaD, with protein MHEKAIWAVLADVPDPEIPVVSIVDLGIVRAVTDHEVTITPTYSGCPATAFIERSVREALDASGYRDVTIKTTLSPAWTTDWISEAGKDALRRYGIAPPELAKSATCPQCGSSDTEEVSRFGSTPCKAQWRCKACLEPFDRFKCH; from the coding sequence ATGCACGAGAAGGCGATCTGGGCGGTTCTGGCGGATGTTCCCGATCCTGAAATCCCGGTTGTCTCTATCGTCGATCTCGGCATCGTCCGCGCCGTTACCGACCATGAAGTGACGATTACGCCGACCTATTCGGGCTGCCCCGCAACCGCCTTCATCGAACGCTCGGTACGCGAGGCGCTCGACGCGTCGGGCTATCGCGATGTGACGATCAAGACCACCTTGTCACCGGCCTGGACAACCGACTGGATCAGCGAGGCTGGAAAGGATGCGCTGCGCCGTTACGGAATCGCCCCGCCCGAGCTCGCCAAGTCCGCGACTTGCCCCCAATGCGGTTCGAGCGATACCGAGGAAGTCAGCCGCTTCGGCTCGACGCCTTGCAAGGCGCAGTGGCGCTGCAAGGCGTGCCTGGAGCCATTCGACCGCTTCAAATGTCATTAG
- the aroA gene encoding 3-phosphoshikimate 1-carboxyvinyltransferase → MTSLEARRTGPIRGAAAISGDKSCSHRALILGAMADGETLVHGLSDCADVGMTIAALEAFGVLVARDGESCRIKGGSWISPNSPIDCGNSGTTARLMLGAVAGMTGVEATFTGDESLSRRPMRRLVDPLRRMGADIDGEDTLPRTVKGARLGGIDFRNVPASAQVKSALLLAGLSTAAPIRIAEPVPSRDHTEIMLREFGVDLLLEDEGIALGQKRGLRSGELTIGADPSSAAFPLVAAAILPGSDVWIEGMNLNALRTGLYEVLEEMGAGLGVDNERIVSGEIVGDVRVRHSPLSPCHVPAHRVPAMIDEIPALAVACAFANGESIIEGLDELRHKESDRLGAIVAGLTACGVVALVREDNLHIFGRESVRGGANIATEGDHRIAMAMLTLGLASEQPVSVDHAEMIATSFPGYETVMRGLGADLT, encoded by the coding sequence GTGACCAGTCTGGAGGCCCGCCGAACCGGGCCGATTCGCGGGGCCGCCGCCATCTCCGGCGACAAGAGCTGCTCGCACAGGGCGTTAATACTCGGGGCAATGGCCGATGGCGAAACGCTGGTGCACGGGCTCTCCGATTGCGCTGACGTGGGGATGACCATCGCCGCGCTCGAAGCCTTCGGTGTTCTCGTCGCGCGCGATGGCGAAAGCTGCCGTATCAAGGGCGGATCGTGGATCAGCCCGAATTCGCCGATCGATTGTGGGAATAGCGGCACCACTGCCCGCCTGATGCTCGGCGCGGTGGCCGGAATGACCGGCGTCGAAGCGACCTTCACCGGTGACGAAAGCCTGTCGCGCCGGCCGATGCGGCGGCTGGTGGATCCGCTTCGGCGAATGGGAGCCGACATTGATGGCGAAGATACATTGCCTCGGACGGTGAAGGGCGCGCGGCTTGGTGGGATCGATTTTCGCAATGTCCCAGCTTCGGCGCAGGTCAAATCGGCGCTGCTGCTCGCTGGCCTTTCAACAGCCGCGCCAATCCGGATCGCCGAGCCGGTCCCTTCGCGCGACCACACGGAAATCATGCTTCGCGAGTTTGGAGTGGATCTGTTGTTGGAGGACGAGGGCATCGCTCTTGGTCAGAAGCGGGGCCTCCGCAGTGGCGAACTAACGATCGGAGCCGACCCGTCCTCCGCCGCATTCCCGCTGGTCGCCGCCGCAATTCTTCCCGGATCCGACGTCTGGATCGAAGGCATGAACCTCAATGCGTTGCGCACCGGCCTGTATGAGGTGCTGGAGGAAATGGGCGCGGGCCTCGGGGTCGACAACGAGCGAATCGTAAGCGGAGAGATCGTCGGCGATGTCCGGGTCAGGCATTCGCCGCTTTCACCGTGCCACGTTCCGGCTCACCGCGTCCCGGCGATGATCGACGAAATTCCCGCATTGGCCGTCGCTTGCGCATTCGCCAATGGTGAGAGCATCATCGAAGGATTGGATGAGCTTCGTCACAAGGAGAGCGACCGGCTTGGCGCCATCGTCGCGGGGCTAACAGCTTGCGGTGTCGTTGCGCTTGTACGCGAGGACAATCTCCACATTTTCGGCCGCGAGTCCGTTCGCGGCGGCGCGAATATTGCAACGGAGGGCGACCACCGCATCGCCATGGCAATGCTGACGCTTGGCCTTGCCAGCGAACAGCCGGTGTCCGTCGACCACGCGGAAATGATCGCGACCAGCTTTCCAGGCTATGAAACGGTCATGCGCGGCCTGGGAGCGGACCTGACATGA
- a CDS encoding class I SAM-dependent methyltransferase codes for MSLADLKTIVAEPWNDWGLVDSGNGRKLERYGSVRVIRPEPQAMWLPSNEDWNSDATFVPGSDEEGGGRWQKHGNVPADWPLARGNTRFHASLTPFRHLAFFPDMTPQWDWMRELLGPETEALNLFGYTGVGTLQLADTGARMVHVDASKKSVEGARRNADLSGMSGHPIRWLVDDAAKFTAREVRRGRRYDGIMLDPPKFGRGPEGELWRLEEHLAPLLGDCVSLLDADSRFLVLTVYAVRMSALAIGELMRQLTAHLGGTVECGEMAVREEARGLLLPTAIFARWSR; via the coding sequence ATGAGCCTGGCGGATCTCAAGACGATCGTCGCTGAACCCTGGAACGATTGGGGTCTCGTCGACAGTGGCAACGGCCGGAAGCTGGAACGCTACGGCTCGGTCCGGGTCATCCGCCCGGAACCACAGGCAATGTGGCTTCCTTCAAACGAGGACTGGAATTCCGACGCGACCTTCGTCCCCGGAAGCGACGAGGAAGGTGGCGGGCGCTGGCAAAAGCATGGCAATGTTCCCGCCGATTGGCCTCTGGCGCGTGGCAACACCCGCTTCCATGCCAGCCTGACACCGTTCCGCCATCTCGCCTTCTTCCCCGACATGACGCCGCAGTGGGATTGGATGCGGGAGCTTCTTGGCCCGGAGACCGAGGCGCTGAACCTGTTCGGCTATACTGGCGTCGGAACGCTTCAGCTCGCCGACACTGGCGCGCGGATGGTACATGTCGATGCTTCGAAGAAGTCTGTCGAAGGTGCCCGGCGCAATGCGGATCTGTCCGGAATGAGCGGCCACCCGATCCGCTGGCTGGTCGACGACGCGGCCAAGTTCACCGCGCGAGAGGTCCGGCGCGGTCGCCGCTATGACGGAATCATGCTCGATCCGCCCAAGTTCGGACGCGGACCGGAGGGCGAGTTGTGGCGGCTGGAGGAGCACCTCGCACCGTTGCTCGGCGATTGCGTGAGTCTGCTGGATGCGGACAGCCGGTTCCTCGTCTTGACGGTCTATGCCGTTCGCATGTCGGCGCTGGCGATTGGCGAGTTGATGCGGCAGTTGACCGCGCATCTCGGCGGCACTGTCGAATGCGGCGAGATGGCGGTTCGCGAGGAGGCGCGCGGCCTGCTGCTTCCCACTGCCATCTTCGCGCGCTGGTCCCGCTAG
- a CDS encoding transporter: MSDPLGRLTILLYGAPAMSPAEFREYRQGLLLGASVQLSIPIGQYDGDRLLNLGGNRWTIKPELGASQTWGRWTFEGALGATFYTANNDFFGGHVRKQKPIYSAQGHVIYNLKPGMWLAANLSWFAGGKTSIDGVSDDNLQENWRTGVIFAFPIDRHFSAKANASTGVSTRTGNNFDLFGIALQYRWGAGI, encoded by the coding sequence ATGAGCGATCCTTTGGGGCGTCTCACTATCCTGCTTTACGGGGCACCGGCGATGAGTCCGGCGGAATTCCGCGAGTACCGCCAAGGCCTGCTGCTCGGCGCCAGCGTGCAGCTATCTATTCCTATCGGTCAGTATGACGGGGACAGGCTGCTGAACCTGGGCGGCAACCGCTGGACGATCAAACCCGAGCTTGGCGCCTCCCAGACTTGGGGCCGATGGACGTTCGAAGGCGCGCTAGGCGCCACATTCTATACCGCCAACAATGATTTTTTCGGCGGCCACGTGCGCAAGCAAAAGCCAATCTACTCGGCCCAGGGCCACGTCATCTATAATTTGAAGCCGGGGATGTGGCTGGCGGCCAACCTGTCATGGTTCGCTGGGGGCAAGACCAGCATTGACGGTGTTAGCGACGACAATCTGCAAGAGAACTGGCGCACGGGGGTTATCTTTGCGTTCCCCATCGATCGGCATTTCTCGGCGAAAGCGAATGCCAGCACGGGCGTATCGACACGCACCGGCAACAACTTCGACCTATTTGGAATTGCCCTGCAATACCGCTGGGGTGCCGGCATTTGA
- a CDS encoding alpha/beta hydrolase, with the protein MMRKWVIGTVGFAALVFAAFALSPWPSILLVRTIFDRGAAEASQKLERHVPPNVSTTTHQYDPKRSNAHLDVHRPGKLESDAPTIVWIHGGGFVSGRRGDISNYAKILAGAGFTVVNVDYTIAPEAHYPEPIRQINAALAFLDRNASKLGVNAGRMVLAGDSAGAQIAAQTAAVVTNPAYARLVGIAPGLKPGQLAGTLLFCGVYDISGMGRGGGILGWFVQSAGWAYSGKRDWRDDPQFRTMSLAAHLTNYFPPAFVSAGNADPLGPQSVAMAQALKKAGVPTETLFFPASYAPPLGHEYQFDLDGAAGQLAFRRSVAWLRQLPR; encoded by the coding sequence ATGATGCGAAAGTGGGTCATCGGGACGGTGGGATTCGCAGCGCTCGTCTTCGCCGCTTTCGCGCTTAGCCCTTGGCCCAGCATCCTGCTTGTTCGTACGATTTTCGATCGCGGAGCCGCCGAGGCATCTCAAAAGCTGGAGCGGCACGTGCCGCCGAACGTGAGCACGACCACACACCAGTACGATCCGAAGCGGTCCAATGCGCACCTCGATGTTCATCGGCCCGGGAAGCTGGAAAGCGACGCGCCTACCATTGTTTGGATTCACGGCGGCGGGTTCGTCTCCGGCCGGCGCGGCGACATCAGCAACTACGCCAAAATCCTTGCAGGCGCGGGCTTTACCGTCGTTAACGTCGACTACACCATCGCACCGGAAGCCCATTATCCGGAGCCAATCAGGCAGATCAATGCGGCATTGGCCTTTCTTGACCGAAACGCTTCGAAACTTGGAGTGAATGCCGGACGGATGGTTCTGGCGGGTGACAGTGCCGGCGCGCAGATCGCCGCGCAGACCGCAGCGGTGGTCACCAATCCTGCTTACGCCAGACTCGTGGGCATTGCTCCGGGACTGAAGCCGGGCCAGTTGGCAGGAACCCTGCTGTTTTGCGGCGTCTACGATATTTCGGGAATGGGCCGCGGCGGCGGAATCTTGGGATGGTTCGTCCAATCCGCGGGCTGGGCCTATAGCGGCAAGCGCGACTGGCGGGATGATCCCCAATTCCGGACCATGTCACTCGCAGCGCACCTTACCAACTACTTTCCCCCGGCATTTGTCAGCGCCGGCAATGCCGATCCGTTGGGTCCGCAATCGGTGGCGATGGCCCAGGCGCTCAAGAAGGCCGGTGTGCCGACGGAAACGTTGTTCTTTCCGGCCAGCTACGCGCCGCCGCTAGGGCACGAATATCAGTTCGATCTCGACGGTGCCGCAGGACAACTGGCCTTCCGCCGGTCCGTTGCGTGGTTGCGACAGCTACCCCGATGA
- a CDS encoding 4a-hydroxytetrahydrobiopterin dehydratase has translation MDAPIGWKLSVDGNALERSYRFKDFAEAFAFLTRVAKHAEAVDHHPEFRSVWNRVDFRLTSHDKGGVTERDAKLAEAIDRLAR, from the coding sequence GTGGACGCACCAATTGGCTGGAAATTGAGCGTGGACGGCAATGCGCTTGAGAGAAGCTACCGCTTCAAGGATTTCGCCGAAGCCTTCGCCTTCCTTACGCGCGTCGCGAAACACGCGGAGGCAGTGGATCACCATCCCGAATTCAGGAGCGTATGGAATCGCGTCGATTTTCGGCTCACGAGCCACGACAAGGGCGGCGTTACCGAGCGGGATGCCAAGCTGGCGGAGGCAATCGACCGGCTGGCTCGCTAA
- a CDS encoding SURF1 family protein, protein MIRVPVLPTVVVAAAVVTMIGLGFWQLDRAGQKERLLASYAASQGLPEIAFPTAPLGGEPPLFRRAKGQCLQVTGWRQVAGQNARREVGYAFLADCRTGAEGPGMVVDAGWSANPQSKPQWTGGPVEGVVAPDKAARMRLVSASGLGGLVASAPPSPEMIPNNHRSYAVQWFAFAAIALIIYGLALAKRAKEAAN, encoded by the coding sequence ATGATCCGCGTACCCGTCTTGCCGACTGTCGTCGTCGCCGCAGCCGTCGTGACCATGATAGGCCTTGGCTTCTGGCAGCTCGACCGCGCCGGACAGAAAGAGCGGCTGCTTGCAAGCTATGCCGCCTCCCAGGGTCTACCGGAAATCGCCTTTCCCACCGCGCCCCTTGGCGGAGAGCCCCCACTGTTTCGGCGCGCCAAGGGCCAGTGCCTCCAAGTCACTGGTTGGCGTCAGGTCGCAGGCCAGAATGCCCGACGCGAGGTTGGCTATGCCTTCCTTGCCGATTGCCGCACGGGCGCGGAAGGCCCCGGAATGGTCGTCGACGCCGGCTGGTCAGCCAACCCGCAGAGCAAGCCGCAATGGACCGGAGGCCCGGTCGAGGGCGTTGTCGCGCCCGACAAGGCTGCGCGCATGCGGCTTGTGTCCGCAAGCGGGCTCGGCGGGCTTGTGGCTAGCGCCCCGCCATCGCCCGAGATGATCCCCAATAACCACCGGTCCTATGCGGTCCAGTGGTTCGCCTTCGCCGCCATCGCGCTCATCATTTACGGACTTGCATTGGCGAAGCGCGCGAAGGAGGCGGCAAACTGA
- a CDS encoding heme exporter protein CcmB yields the protein MAGRGHDVVILALIVREFRRGLTGSAWLPMIFFLIVAAIVPFAVGPDAPVLARIGPGALWIAALTSALLPIERLIEPDRADGLLDQLALAGTSEEGVAFAKIAGHWLAFGPLLFIALLPASALVGLDQQATARTALSLAIGTPALAALAVAVASLTAGLGRASSLAGVLLLPLAVPLVIFGAAATGSDSGSALKLEAAVALFIIAGAPFVTGAAIRAART from the coding sequence ATGGCAGGTCGTGGACATGACGTCGTGATCTTGGCGCTCATCGTGCGTGAGTTTCGGCGCGGCCTCACAGGTTCGGCATGGCTACCGATGATTTTCTTTCTGATTGTCGCGGCGATCGTGCCATTCGCCGTTGGTCCTGACGCACCCGTCCTTGCGCGCATTGGGCCGGGCGCCTTGTGGATCGCCGCCCTGACGTCAGCCCTGCTGCCGATCGAGCGCCTGATCGAACCGGACCGCGCTGATGGGCTGCTGGACCAATTGGCGCTTGCCGGGACGAGCGAGGAAGGCGTCGCATTCGCCAAGATCGCAGGTCACTGGCTGGCATTCGGTCCGTTGCTATTCATTGCCCTTCTTCCTGCCAGCGCCCTGGTTGGCCTGGATCAGCAAGCGACGGCGCGAACCGCGCTGTCACTGGCGATTGGAACGCCGGCGTTGGCCGCACTTGCGGTCGCTGTGGCGTCACTTACCGCGGGACTTGGCCGAGCCTCGTCCCTTGCCGGGGTGCTGCTTCTTCCGCTCGCGGTTCCGCTGGTGATTTTCGGTGCCGCTGCAACAGGGAGCGATTCAGGTTCGGCGCTGAAGCTGGAAGCCGCCGTCGCCTTGTTCATCATCGCCGGAGCGCCGTTCGTCACCGGCGCCGCGATCCGCGCCGCGAGAACCTAG
- a CDS encoding 3-deoxy-7-phosphoheptulonate synthase, whose amino-acid sequence MKSAEHSWTPRSWRSRPAAQQPDYDPAELDIVLSDVREQGPLVLREECAALREKCAAAAAGAAFIVQAGDCAESLANDPVAESDAAVKLFAELDDAVRGETVRIARIAGQFAKPRSQPFESRVGLMLPAYRGDAVNGLPFDSAARRHDPARLAAAYRHSAATIGKLRRIESPVFTSHEALILPYEEALVVQDSEGGWWSGSGHMLWIGDRTREIDGAHVEFASGIENVIGVKCGPSLGAEQLLRLAETLDPKRTAGKLLLIGRFGANRIESCLPPLLRAASREGLATGWMIDPMHGNTRNFGGRKRRRIADMVEEVRAFFNICRSEGVEPAGIHLEVAPGQVAECIDFDGHDPMANFPCDPRLNSDQTVDLVKLADACRRQMVHA is encoded by the coding sequence ATGAAGAGCGCGGAACATTCGTGGACGCCGCGGTCGTGGCGGTCTCGCCCGGCCGCGCAGCAGCCCGATTACGACCCGGCGGAACTGGACATCGTCCTTTCGGACGTCCGAGAGCAGGGTCCACTCGTCTTGCGAGAAGAATGCGCTGCGCTTCGTGAAAAATGCGCTGCAGCGGCGGCAGGCGCTGCGTTCATCGTTCAGGCCGGGGACTGCGCGGAGTCGCTCGCAAACGATCCCGTGGCCGAGTCTGATGCGGCAGTTAAGCTCTTCGCCGAGTTGGATGACGCCGTCCGCGGCGAGACGGTCCGGATAGCCAGAATCGCCGGGCAATTCGCCAAGCCGCGAAGCCAGCCTTTCGAGTCCCGCGTTGGCCTGATGCTCCCGGCCTATCGCGGCGATGCGGTCAACGGCTTGCCATTCGATTCCGCGGCTCGCCGCCACGACCCGGCGCGGCTGGCAGCCGCCTATCGCCATTCGGCGGCGACGATCGGGAAGCTCCGCCGTATCGAGAGCCCGGTCTTTACCAGTCACGAAGCGCTAATCCTCCCTTATGAGGAAGCATTGGTCGTCCAGGACAGCGAGGGCGGCTGGTGGTCCGGCTCCGGGCACATGCTTTGGATCGGGGACCGAACCCGCGAGATTGACGGCGCGCATGTCGAATTCGCGTCCGGCATAGAAAATGTCATAGGGGTGAAATGCGGTCCGTCGCTCGGCGCAGAACAACTCCTTCGCTTGGCCGAAACGCTCGATCCGAAGCGTACTGCGGGAAAGCTGCTGCTTATCGGCCGATTTGGGGCGAACCGCATCGAATCCTGCCTGCCGCCCTTGCTTCGCGCCGCGAGCCGCGAGGGCTTGGCTACAGGATGGATGATCGATCCGATGCACGGCAACACGCGCAACTTTGGAGGTCGCAAGCGCCGCCGGATTGCGGACATGGTCGAGGAGGTCCGCGCATTCTTCAATATCTGCCGAAGCGAGGGCGTCGAGCCGGCTGGAATCCACCTCGAAGTGGCGCCGGGCCAGGTTGCAGAGTGCATCGACTTCGACGGACATGATCCGATGGCGAACTTCCCCTGCGACCCACGACTCAACAGCGACCAGACCGTCGATCTGGTGAAGCTGGCCGATGCTTGTCGCCGCCAGATGGTTCACGCGTGA
- a CDS encoding GFA family protein has translation MNGACHCGAVRFVVTLSDGLKTARRCTCSYCRMRGAVAVSAELGGLTITQGDHALATYQFNTGIAKHHFCSKCGIYTHHQRRSNPSQYGVNVACLEGVSPFDFEIVPVLDGENHPSDTGETRLAGSLHFVSLEDQS, from the coding sequence ATGAACGGCGCATGTCACTGCGGGGCGGTGCGATTCGTCGTCACGCTTAGCGACGGGTTAAAAACGGCGCGTCGATGCACCTGTTCATATTGTCGGATGCGCGGCGCGGTTGCGGTCTCGGCTGAGCTCGGCGGACTGACCATAACTCAGGGCGACCACGCCTTGGCGACTTACCAGTTCAACACGGGTATCGCCAAGCATCACTTCTGCTCGAAATGCGGAATCTATACGCATCACCAACGCCGCTCGAACCCCAGTCAATACGGCGTGAACGTGGCATGCCTGGAGGGCGTCAGCCCATTCGACTTCGAAATTGTCCCGGTTCTCGATGGCGAGAATCATCCGTCAGACACTGGTGAAACTCGGTTGGCGGGCTCGCTCCACTTCGTAAGTCTTGAGGATCAGTCATGA
- a CDS encoding metallopeptidase family protein produces MVRQFDHPPTLDEIEAIARSALKSLPQPFASKLAHVVLQVEDFADEDLLKELGIEHPLDLTGVYEGIPIGERSVDTSGTMPDRIRLFRRAILDEWIEDGEELEHLVRHVLIHEAGHHFGFGDEDMHALEEEG; encoded by the coding sequence ATGGTGCGGCAGTTCGATCATCCTCCGACGCTCGACGAGATCGAGGCGATCGCCCGTTCGGCGCTAAAATCCCTGCCGCAGCCATTCGCTTCCAAGCTCGCTCACGTCGTTCTTCAGGTCGAGGATTTCGCCGATGAAGATCTGCTGAAAGAGCTCGGCATCGAGCATCCGCTCGACCTGACGGGCGTGTACGAAGGAATTCCGATCGGCGAGCGAAGCGTCGACACGTCCGGCACCATGCCCGACCGCATCCGCCTGTTCCGGCGCGCCATCCTCGACGAATGGATCGAGGACGGTGAGGAACTGGAGCATCTCGTCCGCCACGTCCTGATCCACGAAGCCGGTCATCATTTCGGCTTCGGCGATGAAGACATGCACGCGCTGGAGGAAGAGGGTTGA